The Hydrogenophaga crocea genome contains a region encoding:
- a CDS encoding YjgN family protein, whose product MTPIEAATVPGPAPVAPQQDTPPRVQTLPIRFTGSGSEYFRIWIVNLLLTLVTFSLYWPFARARRIAYFQNNTLVGDDPLGFHGDPWKMFRGYIVVMVLAIAYGALSETVPAVAAVLLLLFALVWPALWRASLQFRLRNTSWRGVRMAFVGDLKGAYGALLPFFVPALVLVLFLPDVASDEKPSPEASRRVLWVLGAVAVYTLAVLPWCFARLKRYQHGSYLFAGERTELRAGNGRFYGLLARVIGLLLLVVALVIGVVALIAYSGGPGARMLGFFAAIGVMYLLMPLIVVPYATVALQNLVWANTRTRHTRFRSELRFGTLFRLTLVNWLLIVCTLGLYWPFAQVRTARARLECMALQVKGDVDSWMARAQVRQGGVLGDAAGDFFGIDVGL is encoded by the coding sequence ATGACACCGATCGAGGCCGCCACCGTGCCCGGCCCCGCGCCAGTTGCGCCGCAGCAGGACACACCACCGCGCGTGCAGACACTGCCGATCCGCTTCACCGGCTCGGGCAGCGAGTACTTCCGCATCTGGATCGTCAACCTGCTGCTCACGCTGGTGACCTTCTCGCTGTACTGGCCTTTCGCGCGCGCGCGGCGCATTGCCTATTTCCAGAACAACACGCTGGTGGGCGACGACCCGCTGGGTTTTCACGGCGACCCCTGGAAGATGTTCCGCGGCTACATCGTGGTGATGGTGCTGGCCATCGCCTACGGCGCCTTGTCGGAGACCGTGCCCGCCGTGGCCGCGGTGCTGCTCTTGCTGTTCGCGCTGGTGTGGCCCGCGCTGTGGCGCGCCTCGCTGCAGTTCCGCCTGCGCAACACCAGCTGGCGCGGCGTGCGCATGGCCTTCGTGGGTGACCTCAAGGGCGCCTACGGCGCGTTGCTGCCGTTCTTCGTGCCTGCGCTGGTGCTGGTGCTGTTCCTGCCCGACGTGGCCAGCGACGAGAAGCCCTCGCCCGAGGCCTCGCGCCGCGTGCTGTGGGTGCTGGGCGCGGTGGCGGTGTACACGCTCGCGGTGCTGCCCTGGTGTTTCGCGCGTCTCAAGCGCTACCAGCACGGCAGCTACCTGTTCGCGGGCGAACGCACCGAGCTGCGGGCCGGCAACGGCCGCTTCTACGGCCTGCTCGCGCGCGTGATCGGCCTGCTGCTGCTGGTGGTGGCGCTGGTCATCGGTGTGGTTGCCCTGATCGCCTACAGCGGCGGGCCGGGCGCGCGCATGCTGGGCTTCTTCGCCGCCATCGGCGTGATGTACCTGCTGATGCCGCTGATCGTGGTGCCCTATGCCACGGTGGCGCTGCAGAACCTGGTCTGGGCGAACACCCGCACCCGGCACACGCGCTTTCGCAGCGAACTGCGCTTCGGCACGCTGTTTCGGCTCACGCTGGTCAACTGGCTGCTGATCGTGTGCACGTTGGGCCTGTACTGGCCGTTCGCGCAGGTGCGCACGGCGCGCGCGCGGCTCGAATGCATGGCGCTGCAGGTCAAGGGCGACGTGGACAGCTGGATGGCCCGCGCCCAGGTGCGCCAGGGCGGCGTGCTCGGCGATGCCGCGGGCGATTTCTTCGGTATCGACGTGGGCCTGTGA
- a CDS encoding M48 family metallopeptidase: MPRGAPLLTRWYDGTSPRAHAVFVRLDGDTLVIEPREPGLAPQLYPLRGVRWPERRTHGQRQTELPDGGLLQHADAREWDAWWANQSIGESFVVGWQQSWRGVLVALLTTVAVLGLTWVWGVPWASARIAQHVPPALEARIGRESMEQLERVFFQPSALPAAQQQALQARWQAMVQRAHAAGEAPPHTLAFRASPRLGPNALALPGGQIVVTDELVRLLHDQPDVLMGVLGHELGHVQHRDGMDMLVRSTFISALVGVVFGDMGGFVAAVPAALLTQSYSRDAERRADQRAAELLHANGVPPAVMATLFERLRARHQAGEDEALPIAIASHPADAERVRFFREWAANPSR; the protein is encoded by the coding sequence ATGCCGCGCGGCGCGCCCCTGCTCACGCGCTGGTACGACGGCACCAGCCCGCGCGCGCACGCGGTGTTCGTGCGGCTCGACGGAGACACGCTGGTGATCGAGCCGCGCGAGCCGGGCCTGGCGCCGCAGCTCTACCCCTTGCGCGGCGTGCGCTGGCCCGAGCGCCGCACCCATGGCCAGCGCCAGACCGAGCTGCCCGATGGCGGTCTGCTGCAGCACGCCGACGCGCGCGAGTGGGACGCCTGGTGGGCCAATCAGTCGATCGGTGAGTCCTTCGTGGTGGGCTGGCAGCAGAGCTGGCGTGGCGTGCTCGTCGCGCTGCTCACCACGGTCGCGGTCCTCGGCCTCACCTGGGTCTGGGGCGTGCCCTGGGCCAGCGCGCGGATAGCGCAACACGTGCCGCCCGCGCTCGAGGCGCGCATCGGCCGCGAGAGCATGGAACAGCTCGAGCGGGTGTTCTTCCAGCCCAGCGCCCTGCCCGCGGCGCAGCAGCAGGCGCTGCAGGCGCGCTGGCAGGCCATGGTGCAGCGCGCCCACGCGGCCGGCGAAGCGCCCCCGCACACCCTGGCGTTTCGCGCCTCGCCGCGCCTGGGGCCCAACGCCTTGGCCTTGCCGGGCGGGCAGATCGTGGTCACCGACGAGCTGGTGCGGCTGCTGCACGACCAGCCCGACGTGCTCATGGGTGTGCTCGGCCACGAACTCGGCCACGTGCAGCACCGCGACGGCATGGACATGCTGGTGCGCTCGACCTTCATCAGTGCGCTCGTGGGCGTGGTGTTCGGCGACATGGGCGGCTTCGTCGCGGCCGTGCCTGCGGCGCTGCTCACGCAGTCGTACTCGCGCGACGCCGAACGCCGCGCCGACCAGCGCGCGGCCGAACTGCTGCACGCCAACGGCGTGCCGCCCGCGGTCATGGCCACGCTGTTCGAGCGCCTGCGCGCGCGGCACCAGGCCGGCGAGGACGAGGCGCTGCCCATCGCCATTGCGAGCCACCCGGCCGACGCCGAGCGCGTGCGCTTCTTCCGCGAGTGGGCCGCCAACCCTAGCCGTTGA
- a CDS encoding DUF2818 family protein, translating to MDQTAAVWLVLTAALVAANLPFANERWFVVGPRRAPKSMWVRLLELVVLYFVVGAIGLGLEQHAGQIYPQGWEFYATTASLFVTLAFPGFVYRYLYKKRHA from the coding sequence ATGGACCAAACCGCTGCCGTCTGGCTGGTGCTCACCGCCGCCCTCGTCGCCGCCAACCTGCCATTCGCCAACGAGCGCTGGTTCGTCGTGGGGCCGCGGCGCGCGCCCAAGTCGATGTGGGTGCGCCTGCTCGAACTCGTGGTGCTGTACTTCGTGGTCGGGGCGATCGGCCTCGGCCTCGAACAGCACGCGGGCCAGATCTACCCCCAGGGCTGGGAGTTCTACGCCACCACGGCCTCGCTGTTCGTGACCCTGGCCTTCCCCGGCTTCGTCTACCGCTACCTCTACAAAAAGCGGCATGCCTGA
- a CDS encoding lipocalin-like domain-containing protein: MIARRPLLLTPLALALAPALALPRAQARDVARPGDALRPRPLVFPRDHGAHPDTRTEWWYLTGQAQDAAGREFGFQVTFFRSRVDPAQALSGRLAARQLLFAHAAITDVAGQRLHHDERIARWNGEPPPSPERAVFASERDTEVHIRDWFLQRRADGGYRTRLTGDTLLIELEAEAPQTWLLQGDRGFSRKGPDAAQASFYVTQPQLRVRGTLGLAGQRFAVTGTAWLDHEWSEALLHPEAVGWDWIGMNLFEGHSLTAFQLRRADGSKLWAGGSFRAAGDAQDPNAIHRFPVGEVDFAPRRWWTSPLTRTRYPVEWAVRTPADFYTVRARIDAQELDSRASTGAIYWEGLSDLIDSNGRTVGRGYLEMTGYAKRLVL, from the coding sequence ATGATCGCGCGCCGCCCCCTGCTCTTGACCCCACTTGCACTCGCACTCGCGCCCGCCCTCGCGCTGCCGCGCGCGCAGGCCCGCGACGTGGCGCGCCCCGGCGACGCGCTGCGGCCGCGGCCGCTGGTGTTCCCGCGCGACCACGGCGCCCACCCCGACACGCGCACCGAATGGTGGTACCTCACGGGCCAGGCGCAGGACGCCGCCGGCCGCGAGTTCGGCTTCCAGGTGACCTTCTTCCGCAGCCGCGTGGACCCGGCCCAGGCCCTGTCGGGCCGGCTCGCGGCGCGCCAACTGCTGTTCGCGCACGCGGCCATCACCGACGTGGCCGGCCAGCGGCTGCACCACGACGAGCGCATCGCGCGCTGGAACGGCGAGCCGCCGCCGAGCCCCGAGCGCGCGGTGTTCGCGAGCGAGCGCGACACCGAGGTGCACATCCGCGACTGGTTCCTGCAGCGCCGCGCCGACGGCGGTTACCGCACGCGCCTGACCGGCGACACGCTGCTGATCGAGCTCGAGGCCGAGGCGCCGCAGACCTGGCTGCTGCAGGGCGATCGCGGCTTCTCGCGCAAGGGCCCCGATGCGGCGCAGGCAAGCTTCTACGTGACGCAGCCGCAGCTGCGCGTGCGCGGCACGCTCGGCCTGGCGGGCCAGCGCTTCGCCGTCACGGGCACGGCCTGGCTCGACCACGAATGGAGCGAGGCCCTGCTGCACCCCGAGGCCGTGGGCTGGGACTGGATCGGCATGAACCTGTTCGAGGGCCACAGCCTCACGGCCTTCCAGCTGCGCCGCGCCGATGGCAGCAAGCTCTGGGCCGGGGGCTCCTTTCGCGCTGCGGGCGACGCGCAAGACCCGAACGCCATCCACCGCTTCCCGGTGGGCGAGGTGGACTTCGCGCCGCGGCGCTGGTGGACCAGCCCACTCACGCGCACGCGCTACCCGGTGGAATGGGCCGTGCGCACGCCGGCCGACTTCTACACCGTGCGCGCCCGCATCGACGCCCAGGAGCTCGACAGCCGCGCCAGCACGGGCGCGATCTACTGGGAAGGGCTGTCGGACCTGATCGACAGCAACGGCCGCACGGTGGGGCGTGGCTACCTGGAGATGACGGGGTACGCGAAGCGGCTGGTGCTGTAG
- a CDS encoding Glu/Leu/Phe/Val family dehydrogenase codes for MTPAHAPATFTQALPSYLDPHHLGPWGIYLQQVDRVTPYLGRLARWVETLKRPKRTLIVDVPIQLDNGTVAHFEGYRVQHNTSRGPGKGGVRFHQDVTLSEVMALAAWMSIKNAAVNVPYGGAKGGIRVDPRQLSRGELERVTRRYTSEIGIIIGPSKDIPAPDVNTNEQVMAWMMDTYSMNEGATATGVVTGKPVDLGGSLGRREATGRGVFTVGAEAARRTGLDVAAARVAVQGFGNVGGVAAKLFAEAGARIVAVQDHGGTLYRDSGIDVPALLDHVGRHGSVAGFAGADTVASEDFWGLPCDILIPAALEGQITEKNAGRIQARMVIEGANGPTTPQADDILHDRGVLVLPDVIANAGGVTVSYFEWVQDFSSFFWTEDEINARLVKIMKDAFAAVWQVAEDHKVSLRTATFIIACQRILHARDLRGLYP; via the coding sequence ATGACACCTGCCCACGCCCCAGCCACCTTCACCCAGGCCCTGCCCTCCTACCTCGACCCCCACCACCTCGGCCCCTGGGGCATCTACCTGCAACAGGTCGACCGCGTCACGCCTTACCTGGGCCGGCTCGCGCGCTGGGTCGAAACGCTCAAGCGTCCCAAGCGCACGCTGATCGTCGACGTGCCCATTCAGCTCGACAACGGCACGGTGGCGCACTTCGAGGGCTACCGCGTGCAGCACAACACCAGCCGCGGCCCGGGCAAGGGCGGCGTGCGCTTCCACCAGGACGTCACGCTGTCCGAGGTGATGGCGCTGGCGGCCTGGATGTCGATCAAGAACGCCGCGGTGAACGTGCCCTATGGCGGCGCCAAGGGCGGCATCCGCGTCGACCCGCGCCAGCTCTCGCGCGGCGAGCTCGAGCGCGTGACGCGCCGCTACACGAGCGAGATCGGCATCATCATCGGCCCGAGCAAGGACATCCCCGCGCCCGACGTCAACACCAACGAGCAGGTGATGGCCTGGATGATGGACACCTACTCGATGAACGAAGGCGCCACGGCCACGGGCGTGGTCACGGGCAAGCCGGTCGACCTCGGCGGTTCGCTGGGCCGGCGCGAGGCCACGGGCCGCGGCGTGTTCACGGTGGGGGCCGAGGCCGCGCGCCGCACCGGGCTCGACGTGGCCGCGGCGCGCGTGGCCGTACAGGGTTTCGGCAACGTGGGCGGCGTGGCCGCCAAGCTGTTTGCCGAGGCCGGCGCGCGCATCGTCGCGGTGCAGGACCACGGCGGCACGCTCTACCGCGACAGCGGCATCGATGTGCCCGCACTGCTCGACCATGTGGGCCGCCACGGTTCGGTGGCCGGCTTCGCGGGGGCCGACACCGTGGCCAGCGAAGACTTCTGGGGCCTGCCCTGCGACATCCTCATCCCGGCGGCGCTCGAAGGCCAGATCACCGAAAAGAACGCGGGCCGCATCCAGGCGCGCATGGTGATCGAAGGCGCGAACGGCCCCACCACGCCGCAGGCCGACGACATCCTGCACGACCGCGGCGTGCTGGTGCTGCCCGACGTGATCGCCAACGCGGGCGGCGTCACCGTGAGCTACTTCGAGTGGGTGCAGGATTTCTCGAGCTTCTTCTGGACCGAAGACGAGATCAACGCGCGGCTCGTGAAGATCATGAAAGACGCGTTCGCCGCCGTGTGGCAGGTGGCCGAAGACCACAAGGTGAGCCTGCGCACGGCCACCTTCATCATCGCGTGCCAGCGCATCCTGCATGCGCGGGATCTGCGTGGGTTGTATCCCTGA
- a CDS encoding NUDIX domain-containing protein — MPDAHLKEVPLARTELLRGHFLHVVRDTVRLPTGAEATREFVLHPGAVMVIGLLDDGRVVLERQYRHPMQAVMVEFPAGKLDPGEGSLACGRRELREETGYTAREWAFAGRLAPTIAYSDEVIDIWFARGLRLGERALDDGEALDVFAATPAELQAMCRDGRVIDCKTLVGALWLQNVLSGAWVLDWQENPGP; from the coding sequence ATGCCTGACGCCCACCTGAAGGAAGTGCCGCTGGCGCGCACCGAGCTGTTGCGCGGCCACTTCCTGCACGTGGTGCGCGACACCGTGCGCCTGCCCACGGGCGCCGAGGCCACGCGCGAATTTGTTCTGCACCCGGGCGCGGTGATGGTGATCGGCCTGCTCGACGACGGCCGCGTGGTGCTCGAGCGCCAGTACCGCCACCCCATGCAGGCCGTGATGGTGGAATTCCCCGCGGGCAAGCTCGACCCGGGCGAGGGCAGCCTGGCCTGCGGCCGGCGCGAGCTGCGCGAGGAAACCGGTTACACCGCGCGCGAATGGGCCTTCGCGGGCCGGCTCGCGCCCACCATCGCGTACTCCGACGAGGTCATCGACATCTGGTTCGCGCGCGGCCTGCGCCTGGGCGAGCGCGCGCTCGACGACGGCGAGGCGCTCGACGTGTTCGCCGCCACGCCCGCCGAGCTGCAGGCCATGTGCCGCGACGGCCGCGTCATCGACTGCAAGACCCTGGTGGGCGCCCTCTGGCTGCAAAACGTCCTGAGCGGCGCCTGGGTTCTCGATTGGCAGGAGAATCCGGGGCCATGA
- a CDS encoding DUF1178 family protein — protein sequence MKVLDLQCAHQHVFEGWFASEDDFNSQLARGLVSCPLCGDQHIEKKLSAPRLNLRAGKQDATPAPASGVAMSNHPAHAELAELQARMLRAMREIVANTEDVGERFAEQARAMHHGEIERRNIRGSATPEVALELIEEGVDVMPLPLLPPAKETLQ from the coding sequence ATGAAGGTCCTCGATCTGCAATGCGCGCACCAGCACGTGTTCGAAGGCTGGTTCGCGTCCGAAGACGATTTCAACAGCCAGCTCGCGCGCGGGCTGGTGAGTTGCCCGCTGTGCGGTGATCAGCACATCGAGAAGAAGCTGTCGGCGCCGCGGCTGAACCTGCGCGCCGGCAAGCAGGACGCGACGCCGGCCCCCGCGTCCGGCGTGGCCATGAGCAACCACCCCGCGCACGCCGAACTGGCCGAGCTGCAGGCCCGCATGCTGCGCGCCATGCGCGAGATCGTGGCCAACACCGAAGACGTGGGCGAGCGCTTCGCCGAACAGGCGCGCGCCATGCACCACGGCGAGATCGAACGCCGCAACATCCGCGGCAGCGCCACCCCCGAGGTGGCGCTCGAACTCATCGAAGAGGGCGTGGACGTGATGCCGCTGCCCTTGCTGCCGCCGGCGAAGGAAACGCTGCAGTAG
- a CDS encoding ABC transporter transmembrane domain-containing protein: MTTASDRPRGQSPRSLSGLLPFMRPYRLQIALALLFLVLAAAATLAFPAALRLLIDDGLVPAGRGEQALALREHFAELFAVAVALGVFSAVRFYFVSWIGERITADLRNAVYSHVLRQSPQFFETTQTGEVLSRLTTDTTLVQTVVGSSLSMGLRNAVMGLGALGMLVWSHPYVMVQVVAVVLFVVLPAMWFGRRVRRLSRASQDRVADSSSIAAEVLNAIPTVQSYAAEGREAQRFDRSTQFAFDTAVRRTRARAALVAFVIIANAALVLWGLFQGTQAVLNGQLTPGQLGQAVFYVVIFAGAVAVLGEVYGDLLRAAGASERLMELLATESPVRSPAQPLAAPLPEGGSALAFEDVRFHYPSRPAQAALDGFSLAVAPGQTVAIVGPSGAGKSTVFGLLLRFYDPQQGRIVLDGTPIDAMDLQALRERIGIVPQEPVIFSSSALENIRYGKPGASDDEVKAAARAAFADEFIERLPEGYDTFLGERGVRLSGGQRQRIAIARAMLKNPPLLLLDEATSALDAQSERVVQAALEAAMRDRTTLVIAHRLATVQRADRIVVLDHGRLVEQGTHAELVARGGVYAGLAALQFNG, from the coding sequence ATGACCACCGCCTCCGACCGTCCGCGCGGCCAATCGCCGCGCTCCCTCAGCGGGCTGCTGCCCTTCATGCGGCCCTACCGCCTGCAGATCGCACTGGCGCTGCTGTTCCTGGTGCTGGCCGCGGCGGCCACGCTGGCCTTTCCGGCGGCGCTGCGGCTGCTGATCGACGACGGCCTGGTGCCGGCCGGGCGCGGCGAGCAGGCGCTGGCGCTGCGCGAGCATTTCGCCGAGCTGTTCGCGGTGGCGGTGGCGTTGGGCGTGTTCTCGGCGGTGCGCTTCTACTTCGTGAGCTGGATCGGCGAGCGCATCACGGCCGACCTGCGCAACGCCGTGTACAGCCACGTGCTGCGCCAGAGTCCGCAGTTCTTCGAGACCACGCAGACCGGCGAGGTGCTCTCGCGCCTGACCACCGACACCACGCTGGTGCAGACCGTCGTGGGCTCGTCGCTCTCGATGGGCCTGCGCAACGCGGTGATGGGCCTGGGCGCCTTGGGCATGCTGGTGTGGTCGCACCCCTATGTGATGGTGCAGGTGGTGGCGGTGGTGCTGTTCGTGGTGCTGCCGGCCATGTGGTTCGGCCGCCGCGTGCGCCGGCTCTCGCGCGCCAGCCAGGACCGCGTGGCCGACTCGAGCTCGATCGCGGCCGAGGTGCTCAACGCCATTCCCACGGTGCAGAGCTACGCGGCCGAGGGGCGCGAGGCGCAGCGCTTCGACCGCTCCACGCAGTTCGCCTTCGACACCGCCGTGCGGCGCACACGCGCGCGCGCCGCGCTCGTGGCCTTCGTGATCATCGCCAACGCGGCCCTGGTGCTCTGGGGCCTGTTCCAGGGCACGCAGGCGGTACTGAATGGCCAGCTCACGCCCGGCCAGCTGGGGCAGGCGGTGTTCTACGTGGTGATCTTCGCGGGCGCGGTGGCCGTGCTCGGCGAGGTCTATGGCGATCTGCTGCGCGCCGCGGGCGCGAGCGAGCGCCTGATGGAGCTGCTGGCCACCGAATCGCCGGTGCGCTCGCCCGCACAGCCACTGGCCGCGCCGCTGCCCGAGGGCGGCAGCGCGCTGGCGTTCGAAGACGTGCGCTTCCACTACCCTTCGCGGCCTGCCCAGGCCGCGCTCGACGGTTTCTCGCTCGCGGTGGCGCCGGGGCAGACCGTGGCCATCGTGGGCCCGAGCGGCGCGGGCAAGAGCACGGTGTTCGGCCTGCTGCTGCGCTTCTACGACCCGCAGCAAGGCCGCATCGTGCTCGACGGCACGCCCATCGACGCCATGGACCTGCAGGCCCTGCGCGAGCGCATCGGCATCGTGCCGCAGGAGCCGGTGATCTTCTCGAGCAGCGCGCTGGAGAACATCCGCTACGGCAAGCCGGGCGCGAGCGACGACGAGGTGAAGGCGGCCGCGCGCGCGGCCTTCGCCGACGAGTTCATCGAACGCCTGCCTGAGGGCTACGACACCTTCCTGGGCGAGCGCGGCGTTCGCCTGTCGGGCGGGCAGCGCCAGCGCATCGCGATCGCGCGCGCCATGCTCAAGAACCCGCCGCTGCTGCTGCTCGACGAGGCCACGAGCGCGCTCGACGCGCAGAGCGAGCGTGTGGTGCAGGCCGCGCTGGAGGCCGCCATGCGCGACCGCACCACGCTCGTGATCGCGCACCGCCTGGCCACGGTGCAGCGCGCCGACCGCATCGTGGTGCTCGACCACGGACGCCTGGTGGAACAGGGCACGCACGCCGAGCTGGTGGCGCGCGGCGGCGTGTACGCGGGCCTGGCCGCGCTGCAGTTCAACGGCTAG
- a CDS encoding ABC transporter permease encodes MRRLLATFSWQELRHHPWRSAVAVLAVALGVALAFAVQLINASALAEFGQAVAAVNGQPDAELRARQGPLDDALLERVAAHPAVAVASPVLERTVEARSASGERLGLRLLGVDALLVARVAPALLPLVDSERAGADRLDLFAPDTVFLNAAAREALGAADTVSLRLGARRADLRVAGRVNAPGAPLAVMDVAALQALAGQPGELSRIDLRLAPGAALDRVVAALDLPPGVFAQGPAQAGERVSSLSRAYRVNLTVLALVALFTGAFLVFSVLSLSVTRRQPQFALLGVMGLSARERLRLVLAESAGIGLLGSALGLLLGTALAALALQRLGGDLGGGYFTGVTPPLRWSAPAALLYGALGLAAALVGGWWPARAAAALAPAQALKGLGSALPPRRRHGLALGLVLLAGLCALAPPVAGIALGAYLSVGLLLVGGIAALPLAVGALLEHLAPRVARHALPLLAVERARRLRETAAVATSGVVASLALSVALTVMVASFRDSVSHWLDAVLPAPLYLRSSGGPDGAPLPEAFVAGVRALPGVARVDTLRALPLQFDPARPPVTLLVRTLQGEPLPLPLVGRAVPVPEGTVPVYVSEAMQDLYGARPGQALPALAQALAAPEARAARYVVAGVWRDYARQHGSIAIDEAVYARLTRDRRVSDLALHPAEGVDPDAVREALRALAAQQGLAEAVEFASAEQIRATSLRIFDRSFAVTVWLQAVAIGIGLFGVAASFSAQVLVRRKEFGLLAHLGLTRAQVLGVVALEGLAWTVLGALAGLGLGLLVSLVLVHVVNPQSFHWTMDLVLPWPRLLALCVAVVLAGTLTAWLAGRAAASRDAVQAVKQDW; translated from the coding sequence ATGCGCCGCTTGCTCGCCACCTTCTCCTGGCAGGAGCTGCGCCACCACCCGTGGCGCAGCGCGGTGGCGGTGCTCGCGGTCGCGCTGGGCGTGGCCCTGGCCTTCGCGGTGCAGCTCATCAACGCCTCGGCGTTGGCCGAATTCGGCCAGGCGGTGGCCGCGGTGAATGGCCAGCCCGACGCCGAGCTTCGGGCGCGCCAGGGACCGCTCGACGATGCGCTGCTCGAACGCGTGGCCGCCCACCCTGCGGTGGCCGTGGCCAGCCCGGTGCTCGAACGCACGGTGGAGGCGCGCAGCGCCAGCGGCGAGCGCCTGGGCCTGCGCCTGCTGGGCGTGGACGCGCTGCTGGTGGCGCGCGTGGCGCCCGCGCTGTTGCCGCTGGTGGACAGCGAGCGCGCTGGCGCCGACCGGCTCGACCTGTTCGCGCCCGACACCGTGTTCCTCAACGCCGCCGCGCGCGAGGCGCTGGGCGCGGCCGACACCGTGTCGCTGCGCCTGGGCGCGCGCCGCGCTGACCTGCGTGTGGCCGGCCGCGTCAACGCCCCGGGCGCGCCGCTCGCGGTGATGGACGTGGCCGCGCTGCAGGCCCTGGCCGGGCAGCCCGGCGAGCTCAGTCGCATCGATCTGCGGCTGGCGCCCGGCGCCGCACTCGACCGCGTGGTCGCCGCGCTCGATCTGCCGCCCGGCGTGTTCGCACAAGGCCCGGCGCAGGCGGGCGAGCGGGTGAGCAGCCTGTCGCGCGCCTACCGCGTGAACCTCACGGTGCTCGCGCTGGTGGCGCTGTTCACGGGCGCTTTCCTGGTGTTCTCGGTGCTGTCGCTGTCGGTCACACGGCGCCAGCCGCAGTTCGCGCTGCTCGGGGTCATGGGCCTGTCGGCGCGCGAGCGCTTGCGCCTGGTGCTGGCCGAGTCGGCCGGCATCGGCCTGCTGGGCAGCGCCCTCGGCCTGTTGCTGGGCACGGCGCTCGCGGCGCTGGCGCTGCAGCGGCTGGGCGGCGACCTCGGCGGCGGTTATTTCACGGGTGTCACGCCGCCGCTGCGCTGGAGCGCGCCGGCCGCGCTGCTGTACGGCGCACTGGGCCTGGCCGCGGCGCTGGTGGGCGGCTGGTGGCCCGCGCGCGCGGCCGCGGCGCTCGCGCCCGCGCAGGCGCTCAAGGGCCTGGGCTCGGCGCTGCCGCCGCGCCGCCGCCACGGTCTGGCGCTGGGCCTGGTGCTGCTGGCCGGGCTGTGCGCGCTCGCGCCGCCCGTGGCCGGCATTGCGCTGGGGGCGTACCTGTCGGTGGGGTTGCTGCTGGTGGGCGGCATCGCGGCGCTGCCGCTCGCGGTGGGCGCGCTGCTCGAACACCTGGCCCCCCGCGTGGCGCGCCACGCGCTGCCGCTGCTTGCGGTGGAGCGCGCGCGGCGCCTGCGCGAAACCGCGGCCGTGGCCACCAGCGGCGTGGTCGCGAGCCTGGCCTTGTCGGTGGCGCTCACGGTGATGGTGGCGAGCTTTCGCGACTCGGTCTCGCACTGGCTCGACGCCGTGCTGCCCGCGCCGCTGTACCTGCGCAGCAGCGGCGGGCCCGACGGCGCGCCGTTGCCCGAGGCCTTCGTGGCCGGCGTGCGCGCCCTGCCCGGCGTGGCGCGCGTGGACACGCTGCGCGCGCTGCCGCTGCAGTTCGACCCGGCGCGCCCGCCCGTGACCCTGCTGGTGCGCACGCTGCAGGGCGAGCCCCTGCCCTTGCCGCTGGTGGGCCGCGCCGTGCCCGTGCCCGAGGGCACGGTGCCGGTGTACGTGAGCGAGGCCATGCAGGACCTGTACGGCGCGCGCCCTGGCCAGGCGCTGCCCGCGCTCGCGCAGGCCCTGGCCGCGCCCGAGGCGCGCGCGGCGCGCTACGTGGTGGCCGGCGTGTGGCGCGACTACGCGCGCCAGCACGGCAGCATCGCGATCGACGAAGCCGTGTACGCGCGGCTCACGCGCGACCGCCGCGTGAGCGACCTCGCGTTGCACCCCGCCGAGGGCGTCGACCCGGACGCGGTGCGCGAAGCCCTGCGCGCGCTGGCCGCGCAGCAGGGCCTGGCCGAGGCCGTCGAGTTCGCGTCGGCCGAGCAGATCCGCGCCACCTCGCTGCGCATCTTCGACCGCAGCTTTGCCGTCACCGTGTGGCTGCAGGCGGTGGCCATCGGCATCGGCCTGTTCGGCGTGGCCGCGAGCTTCAGCGCCCAGGTGCTGGTGCGGCGCAAGGAGTTCGGCCTGCTCGCGCACCTGGGGCTCACGCGCGCGCAGGTGCTGGGCGTGGTGGCGCTCGAAGGCCTGGCCTGGACCGTGCTGGGTGCGCTCGCGGGCCTGGGGCTGGGCCTGCTCGTGAGCCTGGTGCTGGTGCACGTGGTGAACCCGCAGAGCTTTCACTGGACCATGGACCTCGTGCTGCCCTGGCCGCGCCTGTTGGCGCTGTGCGTGGCGGTGGTGCTCGCGGGCACGCTCACGGCCTGGCTCGCGGGCCGGGCCGCGGCCTCGCGCGACGCGGTGCAGGCCGTGAAACAGGACTGGTGA